A window of Streptomyces gilvosporeus contains these coding sequences:
- a CDS encoding DUF4232 domain-containing protein: MPRSQAALRARTARCRTLRIAVAALVAGAALTLTACGSRDGADALQTRPAKPVTPMSRKATPMTEGGIDEAARTARGRAACDTARVRITAEPLTRPVNHLLLKAANTSSAPCTLYAAPLVKFGPAQAPLAGLPDSKPQAVVTLAPGTSGYAAVRTSSADGSGRHGRRATTLRIGLAGRDGSGMVSGSAKIPLPGGAVYVADSAWVTYWQSDPDHATRW; the protein is encoded by the coding sequence ATGCCGCGCAGCCAGGCCGCACTCCGCGCCCGTACCGCCCGCTGCCGCACGCTACGGATCGCCGTGGCCGCCCTGGTCGCCGGCGCCGCGCTCACCCTCACCGCCTGCGGCAGCCGGGACGGCGCGGACGCGCTCCAGACCCGGCCCGCCAAACCGGTCACTCCGATGTCCCGGAAGGCCACCCCCATGACCGAGGGCGGCATCGACGAGGCCGCCCGGACGGCCCGCGGACGGGCCGCCTGTGACACCGCGCGGGTCCGTATCACGGCAGAGCCGCTGACCCGGCCGGTCAACCACCTTCTGCTGAAGGCCGCCAACACCTCCAGCGCGCCCTGCACCCTCTACGCCGCGCCCTTGGTGAAGTTCGGCCCCGCACAGGCCCCGCTCGCCGGGCTCCCGGACAGCAAGCCGCAGGCCGTGGTCACCCTCGCCCCCGGCACCTCCGGCTATGCCGCCGTACGAACCTCGTCCGCGGACGGCAGCGGGCGCCACGGCCGCCGGGCGACCACACTGCGCATCGGCCTCGCCGGCCGGGACGGGTCGGGCATGGTGAGCGGCTCCGCGAAAATCCCGCTGCCGGGAGGCGCGGTGTATGTCGCCGACAGTGCGTGGGTCACGTACTGGCAGTCGGATCCGGACCACGCCACCAGGTGGTGA